One genomic window of Medicago truncatula cultivar Jemalong A17 chromosome 1, MtrunA17r5.0-ANR, whole genome shotgun sequence includes the following:
- the LOC11425468 gene encoding transcription factor bHLH30 produces the protein MIQEDQGQCSSQTINNFETYQQEQFLLQQQMMRQQNSDHHIFGGGRSMFPTAGGDHNQVSPILQQTWSMQQLHHHHHPFNPHDPFVIPQQQASPYASLFNRRVPSLQFAYDHHAGSEHLRIISDTLQHGSGSGPFGGFQGEVGKMSAQEIMEAKALAASKSHSEAERRRRERINNHLAKLRSLLPSTTKTDKASLLAEVIQHVKELKRQTSLIAETSPVPTECDELTVDAAADDEDYGSNGNKFIIKASLCCDDRSDLLPELIKTLKALRLRTLKADITTLGGRVKNVLFITGEEDDHEYCISSIQEALKAVMEKSVGDESASGSVKRQRTNIISISN, from the exons ATGATACAAGAAGATCAAGGACAGTGTTCATCTCAAACAATCAATAACTTTGAAACTTATCAGCAAGAGCAGTTTCTCCTTCAACAACAGATGATGAGGCAACAAAATAGTGATCATCATATATTTGGTGGAGGAAGGTCTATGTTCCCTACAGCAGGAGGTGATCATAATCAAGTTTCACCAATCTTGCAACAAACATGGTCTATGCAacaacttcatcatcatcatcatcctttcAACCCTCATGACCCTTTTGTTATTCCTCAACAACAAGCTTCACCTTATGCAAGTTTGTTCAATAGAAGGGTTCCTTCTCTTCAGTTTGCATATGATCATCATGCTGGTTCTGAGCATCTTAGGATCATATCAGATACACTTCAACATGGATCAGGTTCAGGACCTTTTGGTGGTTTTCAAGGTGAAGTTGGAAAGATGAGTGCTCAAGAAATTATGGAGGCTAAGGCTCTTGCTGCTTCCAAGAGTCATAGTGAAGCTGAAAGAAGACGCAGAGAGAGAATCAATAACCATCTTGCTAAGCTTCGCAGCTTGTTGCCAAGCACAACCAAA ACAGACAAAGCATCATTGCTAGCAGAAGTTATACAACATGTAAAAGAATTGAAGCGTCAAACATCATTGATAGCAGAAACAAGTCCAGTTCCAACTGAATGTGATGAATTAACAGTAGATGCTGCAGCTGATGATGAAGATTATGGATCAAATGGAAATAAGTTTATCATAAAAGCCTCACTTTGCTGTGATGATAGGTCAGATCTTTTGCCTGAACTAATCAAGACATTGAAAGCATTAAGGTTAAGAACACTCAAAGCTGATATAACAACACTTGGAGGACGTGTTAAGAATGTTTTGTTCATCACTGGTGAAGAAGATGATCATGAATATTGCATTAGTTCAATACAAGAAGCACTGAAAGCTGTGATGGAGAAGAGTGTTGGAGATGAATCTGCTTCTGGAAGTGTTAAGAGACAAAGGACTAATATAATATCAATATCTAATTAA
- the LOC11417811 gene encoding coiled-coil domain-containing protein 130 codes for MSSLAAARADNFYFPPEWDPSQGSLNKFHGQHALRERARKLDQGILIIRFEMPYNIWCGGCNSMIAKGVRFNAEKKQVGNYYSTKIWSFTMKAACCRQEITIQTDPKNCEYVIIGGAQKKTEDFDVEDAETFELPADEERGKLADPFYRLEHQEEDLKKKKQAEPVLVRLQRMSDARHSDDYALNKSLRAKLRSQKKRVAEEEAASRKRGLGIRLLPASDQDAAAAAKVKFSSKFDRNRKDKRALINAAPIFPGLSVSSMSGKRRLELESKRRKISASTASSLLAGGYKPSSWSQGAVLPGRQKGASVNARH; via the exons ATG TCGTCCCTTGCAGCGGCTAGAGCAGATAACTTTTACTTTCCTCCAGAATGGGATCCAAGCCAG GGTTCTCTGAACAAGTTTCATGGTCAACATGCCTTGAGAGAGAGAGCAAGGAAGTTAGATCAGGGTATCTTGATTATAAG GTTTGAGATGCCTTACAATATATGGTGCGGAGGATGCAATTCTATGATTGCAAAGGGTGTCCGGTTCAATGCAGAGAAGAAGCAAGTTGGGAATTACTACTCTACAAAG ATATGGAGCTTTACCATGAAAGCTGCGTGCTGTAGACAGGAGATCACCATTCAAACTGATCCAAAGAACTGTGAGTATGTGATCATCGGTGGGGCTCAGAAAAAAACAGAGGATTTTGATGTTGAGGATGCAGAAACTTTTGAGTTACCTGCTGATGAAG AGAGAGGGAAGCTTGCTGATCCATTTTACCGCCTTGAACACCAGGAGGaagatttgaaaaaaaagaaacaagctGAACCAGTGCTTGTGCGTCTCCAGCGAATGTCTGATGCCAGACATTCGGACGACTATGCCCTAAATAAAAGTCTCCGGGCCAAACTTAGA AGTCAAAAGAAAAGAGTTGCTGAAGAAGAAGCCGCTTCCAGGAAAAGGGGCCTTGGGATTCGACTGCTTCCAGCTTCAGACCAAGATGCTGCCGCAGCAGCAAAAGTGAAGTTTTCTAGTAAGTTTGACAGAAATAGGAAGGACAAGCGGGCATTGATAAATGCTGCCCCTATATTCCCAGGATTGTCTGTCTCATCCATGTCTGGTAAGAGAAGGCTGGAACTAGAgtctaaaagaagaaaaatttctGCAAGCACAGCATCTAGCCTTTTGGCTGGAGGATATAAACCATCATCTTGGTCACAGGGTGCTGTTTTGCCAGGCAGGCAAAAGGGAGCTTCTGTGAATGCAAGACACTAG